From Limisphaerales bacterium, one genomic window encodes:
- the larA gene encoding nickel-dependent lactate racemase, with product MEIQLAYGEGQLPIECPDDRTTVIAPTPREGLPDERASLLAALENPIGERPLKQLIKADTKICILFTDLTRATPNERIIPWLLEHLAHVPRENILLLNQLGTHRPNSRAEMEQMLTREVVNHYRVVNAEPNNPDAHIALGTTHDGTPALIHRHAVEADLRIVTGFIEPHFFAGYSGGPKGIMPGVAALETVMSNHGASHISNPKSTFGVTYGNPIWEEMLAIAQRTGPNFLLNVTLNEQRQITNIFAGNLIEAHKRGCEFVGRTAMQPVEKPFDVVVTTNSGYPLDLNLYQGVKGMSAGARILKDGGTLILTCECREGVPEHSPMDQLLRTARSPEEVLSLLATPGFTKPEQWQAQIQALIQRNADVRVHSSLSAETLRAAHLTPCEDISAMVASELERHGPEARVAVLPQGPLTIPYLAE from the coding sequence ATGGAAATCCAACTCGCATACGGCGAAGGGCAATTGCCCATTGAATGCCCGGACGACCGCACGACGGTCATCGCCCCCACCCCGCGCGAAGGGTTGCCTGATGAACGCGCCTCGCTGTTGGCCGCGCTGGAAAACCCCATCGGCGAGCGCCCGCTCAAGCAGTTAATCAAAGCCGACACCAAAATCTGTATTCTCTTCACCGACCTCACCCGCGCCACGCCCAACGAACGCATCATCCCGTGGTTGCTGGAACACTTGGCCCACGTGCCGCGCGAAAACATTTTGTTACTCAATCAACTGGGCACGCACCGACCCAATTCGCGTGCGGAGATGGAGCAAATGCTTACGCGCGAAGTGGTCAATCATTACCGCGTGGTCAACGCCGAGCCGAACAACCCCGATGCCCACATCGCGCTGGGCACCACCCACGATGGCACGCCCGCGCTCATCCATCGGCACGCGGTGGAGGCGGATCTGCGCATCGTCACGGGCTTCATTGAACCACACTTTTTCGCCGGCTACAGCGGCGGCCCCAAGGGCATCATGCCCGGCGTGGCGGCATTGGAAACGGTGATGAGCAATCACGGCGCAAGCCACATCAGCAATCCTAAAAGCACGTTTGGCGTCACGTATGGCAACCCGATTTGGGAAGAAATGCTCGCCATCGCCCAACGCACCGGCCCGAATTTTTTACTAAACGTCACGCTCAACGAGCAGCGCCAAATCACTAACATCTTTGCCGGCAACCTCATCGAGGCGCACAAAAGAGGCTGCGAATTTGTGGGGCGCACCGCGATGCAACCGGTGGAAAAACCTTTCGACGTGGTGGTGACCACCAACAGCGGTTATCCGTTGGATCTGAATTTGTATCAGGGCGTGAAAGGCATGAGTGCCGGAGCGCGCATTTTGAAAGACGGCGGCACGCTCATTCTCACCTGCGAATGCCGAGAAGGCGTGCCCGAGCACAGCCCAATGGATCAACTCCTGCGCACCGCGCGCAGTCCCGAAGAAGTGTTGAGCTTGTTAGCCACGCCGGGTTTTACAAAACCCGAACAATGGCAGGCGCAAATTCAAGCGCTTATCCAGCGCAACGCCGATGTGCGCGTGCATAGTTCGCTCTCCGCCGAAACGCTGCGCGCCGCTCACCTCACACCCTGCGAAGACATCAGCGCAATGGTCGCTTCAGAACTCGAACGCCACGGGCCCGAAGCCCGCGTGGCCGTGCTGCCACAAGGGCCGTTGACAATTCCATATTTGGCGGAATGA
- a CDS encoding M48 family metallopeptidase, with protein MRLWKHIKRLSLAVLMAGLTACTTVPETGRSQLNLISPSMERGMGRDAFNNLKGSTPLSSDQNATAILQRVGNRIAAVANLPKAQWEFVLFENSQANAFCLPGGKVGVYSGMLQITQTEAGLATVLAHEVAHAVAHHGAERISRVLVVQGVGMALISQFTKMNAAGKNALMIAYGLGTTLGTELPHSRLQESEADRIGLIYMARAGYDPAEAVKFWERFAEYNRAQGGSRMPWFLRTHPLDEQRIEDLKRLLPEAQLEYRPRGKEDSPTPTPTLPKEISKTITLIHPKTGERKIIPWKSGMTIYTARRKAGIRPTGLPQLTRAGKLRPANPATALQPGDVIRWK; from the coding sequence ATGAGGTTGTGGAAACACATAAAGCGTTTGAGCTTGGCCGTGTTGATGGCGGGGTTGACTGCTTGCACGACAGTTCCGGAGACCGGCCGTTCACAGCTCAATCTGATTTCCCCCTCGATGGAACGCGGGATGGGGCGTGATGCGTTTAACAATTTGAAAGGAAGCACGCCGCTGAGCAGCGATCAAAACGCCACTGCGATATTGCAGCGCGTGGGCAATCGCATTGCCGCCGTGGCGAATTTGCCCAAGGCGCAGTGGGAGTTTGTGCTTTTCGAAAACAGCCAGGCAAACGCCTTTTGTTTGCCCGGTGGCAAGGTGGGCGTGTACTCGGGGATGTTGCAAATCACGCAAACCGAGGCCGGACTCGCCACGGTGCTCGCGCACGAGGTGGCACACGCGGTGGCGCATCACGGGGCCGAACGCATCAGCCGTGTGCTTGTGGTGCAGGGGGTGGGGATGGCGTTGATTTCACAATTTACCAAAATGAATGCCGCCGGTAAAAATGCGTTGATGATTGCCTACGGTCTCGGCACCACGCTCGGCACCGAGCTGCCGCACAGTCGGCTGCAGGAAAGCGAGGCCGACCGTATCGGGCTGATTTATATGGCCCGGGCGGGATATGATCCGGCGGAGGCGGTTAAATTCTGGGAACGTTTCGCCGAATACAATCGCGCCCAAGGTGGCAGCCGCATGCCGTGGTTTCTGCGCACCCATCCGCTGGATGAACAACGCATCGAAGATCTTAAACGCCTCCTGCCCGAAGCCCAACTCGAATACCGTCCGCGGGGAAAAGAAGATTCGCCCACCCCGACGCCAACTTTGCCAAAAGAAATTTCCAAAACCATCACTCTCATCCATCCCAAAACCGGTGAGCGAAAAATCATTCCGTGGAAATCCGGGATGACCATTTACACCGCCCGCCGCAAAGCCGGCATTCGCCCCACCGGACTGCCTCAACTCACCCGCGCCGGAAAACTACGCCCCGCCAACCCCGCCACCGCTCTTCAGCCGGGGGATGTGATCCGCTGGAAATAG
- a CDS encoding Nramp family divalent metal transporter — protein MSSDGPQDAPKDWRGISKHLGPGLIITACIVGSGELIATPKVGAEYGFSLLWFIIAGCMIKVLVQVELGRFAISKGMTTLEALDTVPGPRFIVSWVVWCWLLMFVGILFQLGGIVGSVGKVVMELGWVSELGTHGASIIAVVVSGGTIAILASGKYKPVEIFSTIMVVFFTFATLFALISLQTSEGMKEFSISWADIKEGLKFQLPGDFSTAFAAFGIIGVGASELIYYPYWCLEKGYAKNVGTANPTTVWYERAKGWLRIMRVDAWLSMVVYTGATVAFFLLGSALLHRAEMPEQKMEKFREAQMPALVSAVDQSPSAEVKGHFDKARAAMNTSTVFGVDMSDAQRLDHIKAQIAVATGHLDKLIAAEIKRDKESEMIEPMEKAVADLKVAAVGVSDDSMIKDLSQMYRPLGKAGLTIFLVGAFVVLFSTMVTASASNARLLADGLVLFRRIEKPSTEEARAKLLSKCCIAIPVACALMFIFVPKPVTLVLVGGVAQALMLPLLAIAALYFRYKQTDKPLQPGAIWTVFLWISAVAMASVGLFQLYQKITSG, from the coding sequence ATGTCTTCGGACGGCCCACAAGACGCGCCAAAGGACTGGCGTGGCATTTCCAAACACCTCGGTCCCGGCCTCATCATCACCGCCTGTATTGTCGGCTCTGGCGAATTGATTGCCACGCCCAAGGTGGGGGCTGAATACGGCTTCAGCCTGCTGTGGTTCATTATTGCCGGTTGCATGATCAAGGTGCTGGTGCAGGTGGAGCTGGGCCGCTTTGCCATCTCCAAGGGCATGACCACGCTGGAAGCGTTGGATACCGTTCCGGGGCCGCGGTTCATTGTCTCTTGGGTGGTGTGGTGTTGGTTGCTGATGTTTGTGGGGATTTTGTTTCAACTCGGAGGAATTGTCGGGAGTGTCGGGAAAGTGGTGATGGAGTTGGGCTGGGTTTCTGAGCTGGGAACTCACGGTGCGAGTATTATTGCGGTTGTGGTTTCGGGGGGGACCATTGCGATTCTTGCTTCCGGTAAGTACAAGCCGGTGGAAATTTTTTCGACGATCATGGTGGTATTTTTCACCTTCGCCACGTTGTTTGCTTTGATCAGTTTGCAAACGTCCGAAGGGATGAAAGAATTTTCCATCTCTTGGGCTGATATCAAGGAGGGATTGAAGTTCCAGTTGCCGGGCGATTTTTCGACGGCTTTTGCGGCGTTCGGAATCATCGGGGTCGGGGCCTCAGAGCTGATCTATTACCCGTATTGGTGTCTGGAAAAGGGGTACGCAAAAAATGTGGGGACCGCCAATCCCACGACAGTTTGGTATGAACGCGCAAAGGGATGGTTGCGGATCATGCGGGTGGATGCATGGTTGTCGATGGTCGTGTATACCGGCGCGACGGTGGCTTTCTTTTTGTTGGGGTCAGCGTTGCTGCATCGCGCTGAAATGCCTGAGCAAAAAATGGAAAAATTCCGTGAAGCCCAGATGCCCGCTTTGGTGTCCGCGGTGGATCAATCACCTTCAGCGGAGGTGAAAGGACACTTCGATAAGGCGCGCGCAGCTATGAACACATCCACCGTGTTTGGGGTGGACATGTCGGATGCGCAGCGTCTTGACCATATCAAAGCGCAGATCGCGGTTGCGACCGGTCATTTGGACAAGTTGATCGCCGCTGAGATAAAGCGGGACAAGGAGTCGGAAATGATTGAGCCGATGGAAAAGGCGGTGGCGGATCTGAAGGTCGCCGCCGTGGGGGTGAGTGATGATAGTATGATCAAGGATTTGTCCCAGATGTATCGTCCGCTAGGGAAAGCCGGATTAACGATTTTTTTGGTGGGCGCGTTTGTGGTTTTATTTTCAACCATGGTGACGGCCTCCGCGTCCAACGCCCGATTGCTGGCGGATGGGCTCGTGCTATTCAGGCGCATTGAGAAACCTTCAACCGAGGAAGCGAGAGCAAAACTTCTTTCTAAATGTTGCATCGCGATTCCGGTTGCTTGTGCGTTGATGTTCATCTTTGTGCCGAAACCGGTGACTCTCGTTCTGGTGGGGGGCGTGGCGCAGGCATTGATGCTGCCGTTATTAGCCATCGCAGCACTCTATTTCCGTTACAAACAAACGGATAAACCGCTTCAGCCGGGGGCGATCTGGACAGTTTTCCTTTGGATTTCCGCGGTGGCGATGGCGAGTGTGGGATTGTTTCAGTTATATCAAAAAATTACTAGTGGATGA
- a CDS encoding heme-dependent peroxidase — protein sequence MSLPNVKMTEGIHVMHLFYRVDRMAWDELSPSESEAARERLEALCAANNDASHPLLRCYTNVSGKADFAFWLFHEDLAQLAQMHRDLEACFPAGSIDLVYSYFSVTELTEYQPTEDDLKARAQREFKLAEGTPEFDAKMEELMAWKVDYEKFRLYPEMPDWEVMCFYPMLKKRQGEDNWYSLDFDTRKKLMRTHAITGRKYAGRISQLITGSTGLDDWEWGVTLMAKEVASVKDIVHEMRKDEVTARYGEFGPFYINLRLEPPALWAHLGL from the coding sequence ATGAGTTTGCCAAATGTAAAAATGACCGAGGGCATCCACGTGATGCATTTGTTTTATCGCGTGGATCGCATGGCGTGGGATGAATTGTCACCGAGCGAAAGCGAGGCCGCGCGCGAACGACTCGAAGCCCTCTGTGCCGCCAACAACGACGCCTCGCATCCGCTGTTGCGCTGCTACACCAACGTGAGCGGTAAGGCCGATTTTGCGTTTTGGCTGTTCCACGAGGATCTCGCGCAGCTCGCGCAAATGCATCGCGACCTCGAAGCGTGTTTTCCGGCGGGCAGTATCGATTTGGTTTACAGCTACTTCAGCGTGACGGAATTGACGGAATATCAACCCACTGAAGACGACCTCAAAGCCCGCGCCCAACGGGAGTTCAAACTCGCCGAAGGCACGCCGGAGTTTGATGCCAAAATGGAAGAGCTGATGGCGTGGAAAGTGGATTACGAAAAATTCCGGCTCTATCCCGAGATGCCTGACTGGGAGGTGATGTGTTTTTATCCCATGCTCAAAAAACGGCAGGGCGAGGACAACTGGTACAGTCTCGATTTCGACACGCGCAAAAAACTAATGCGCACCCACGCCATCACCGGCCGCAAATACGCCGGCCGCATCAGCCAGCTCATCACCGGCAGCACTGGCCTCGACGACTGGGAATGGGGCGTCACGCTGATGGCGAAGGAAGTGGCCTCGGTAAAAGACATCGTCCACGAAATGCGCAAAGACGAAGTCACCGCCCGCTACGGCGAGTTCGGCCCGTTTTACATTAATCTCCGTCTTGAGCCGCCCGCGTTATGGGCGCATTTGGGGTTGTAG
- the hisS gene encoding histidine--tRNA ligase, translated as MDRLPGFRDFYPEPLPDGEVWSANLRKHIFDAWHEIAEFYAFQPYDGPPLEPLSLFTAKSGQEIVGQLYNFEDKGERAVALRPEMTPTVARMVAARERHYKKPIKWYSIPQLFRYERQQKGRLREHFQFNADIFGEANPAADAELIAMLIDLLRAFELTAEDFVIRLSSRNAWQDFFNQNGGDKSKAYDFYQAVDKLERTAPEESEKKFRALGFTLEQVRNFITAGEPTEELQAVLDNLAARGMSGFVKIDYNVIRGLAYYTGVVYEAFDRKGEFRAIAGGGRYDQLVSLVSKGKKDIPAAGFAMGDVVLVELLKERGLMPELQGNIEVYALIEDETKRPATLSIIQMLREEGWSVDYPFAPIKPDKQIKRALEIGAEFTVRIEDDKFAVLKNFETKQEEKIPFGELEERMIQIICADKLE; from the coding sequence GTGGACCGACTACCCGGATTTCGTGATTTTTATCCTGAACCCTTGCCCGACGGCGAGGTGTGGAGTGCCAATCTGCGCAAACATATTTTTGACGCGTGGCACGAGATCGCCGAATTCTACGCGTTCCAACCCTACGACGGGCCACCGCTCGAACCACTGAGCCTGTTCACCGCCAAGAGCGGCCAAGAAATCGTCGGCCAACTTTATAACTTTGAAGACAAAGGTGAACGCGCCGTGGCCCTTCGTCCGGAGATGACCCCCACCGTGGCGCGGATGGTCGCCGCCCGCGAGCGGCATTACAAGAAGCCCATCAAATGGTATTCCATTCCGCAACTCTTCCGCTATGAACGCCAGCAAAAAGGCCGGCTGCGCGAGCACTTCCAGTTTAATGCCGACATCTTTGGCGAAGCTAATCCCGCCGCCGATGCGGAGCTCATCGCAATGCTCATCGATTTACTGCGGGCATTCGAACTCACCGCCGAAGACTTTGTCATTCGCCTCAGCAGCCGCAACGCGTGGCAGGATTTTTTCAATCAAAACGGCGGCGACAAATCAAAGGCGTACGATTTTTATCAAGCCGTCGATAAACTCGAACGCACTGCGCCCGAAGAAAGCGAAAAGAAATTCCGAGCCCTCGGGTTCACGCTCGAGCAAGTTCGCAATTTCATCACCGCCGGCGAGCCCACTGAAGAACTCCAAGCCGTGCTCGACAATCTCGCCGCGCGCGGGATGAGCGGTTTTGTGAAAATCGATTACAACGTCATCCGAGGGCTCGCTTATTACACCGGCGTTGTCTACGAGGCCTTCGATCGCAAAGGCGAATTCCGCGCCATCGCCGGTGGCGGCCGGTACGATCAATTGGTAAGCCTCGTTTCAAAGGGCAAAAAAGATATCCCCGCCGCCGGCTTTGCGATGGGCGATGTGGTGTTGGTGGAGTTGCTGAAAGAACGGGGGTTGATGCCGGAACTCCAAGGCAACATCGAAGTCTATGCTCTGATTGAGGATGAAACTAAACGTCCCGCCACCCTGTCGATCATCCAGATGCTGCGGGAGGAAGGATGGAGTGTGGACTATCCGTTCGCACCGATTAAGCCGGACAAGCAAATCAAACGCGCCCTCGAAATTGGAGCCGAATTTACAGTCCGAATTGAGGATGATAAGTTCGCCGTATTGAAAAATTTTGAAACAAAACAAGAGGAAAAAATTCCCTTTGGAGAACTGGAGGAGCGAATGATTCAAATCATTTGCGCCGACAAATTGGAGTAG